Proteins encoded by one window of Hypomesus transpacificus isolate Combined female unplaced genomic scaffold, fHypTra1 scaffold_107, whole genome shotgun sequence:
- the LOC124487951 gene encoding interferon-induced protein 44-like, whose protein sequence is MEEKFAAICRKVNLLGIPQLVLMTKVDEACPDVADDLKDIYISQYIRTKAQEVSVRLGVPLSSVLPVKNYSEELDLSTDILLLTALSQMLRSTDSYFDDISELDVHD, encoded by the exons ATGGAGGAGAAATTTGCTGCCATTTGCAGGAAGGTCAATCTGCTAG GCATCCCTCAGCTGGTTCTGATGACTAAAGTGGATGAGGCCTGTCCCGATGTGGCAGATGACCTCAAGGATATCTACATCAGCCAGTACATTAGGACAAAG GCCCAGGAAGTCAGTGTCCGTCTCGGTGTTCCCCTGTCCAGTGTGCTTCCTGTTAAGAACTACAGTGAGGAGCTGGACCTCAGCACTGACATCCTGCTCCTCACTGCTCTGTCCCAGATGCTGCGCAGCACTGACAGCTACTTTGATGACATCAGTGAGCTAGATGTGCATGATTAG